From Halodesulfovibrio sp., a single genomic window includes:
- a CDS encoding bifunctional riboflavin kinase/FAD synthetase: protein MQIARSIQEISLDLSQGCCVTIGNFDGVHNGHRKLINRAKEKAASMGVPSVVVTFCPHPLKVLAGSHAPALITDYEKKLDLLEKIGVDLVLLLEFTRELAALEPEEFVKSILVDELKMKELVVGYDYAFGKGRKGNFELLSALGEKYGYGIERLDPVMIGDAIVSSTRIRDLIKAGKVWDVRPLMDRFYIIRGTVIHGMDRGGKLLGFPTANMRVRDELHPKPGVYATWAELDGEVYQAVTNIGYNPTFGNDEISVETFILDFDADIYGWELRLNFVARMRDEKKFSGLDELIEQITNDVTLARQLLDAPEARL from the coding sequence ATGCAAATTGCACGAAGCATACAGGAAATCTCACTAGATCTTTCCCAAGGTTGTTGCGTCACTATCGGAAACTTTGACGGCGTACACAACGGTCATAGAAAGTTAATCAACCGCGCTAAAGAAAAAGCGGCATCTATGGGTGTACCCAGTGTTGTTGTGACCTTTTGTCCACACCCACTTAAAGTACTTGCCGGTTCGCATGCCCCTGCTCTTATTACCGATTATGAAAAGAAGTTAGACCTGCTTGAAAAAATCGGCGTAGACCTTGTTCTTTTACTTGAGTTTACACGGGAGCTGGCTGCACTTGAACCCGAAGAATTTGTAAAAAGTATCCTTGTTGATGAGCTAAAGATGAAAGAGCTTGTTGTGGGCTACGATTACGCCTTCGGTAAAGGGCGCAAAGGGAATTTTGAACTACTTTCCGCGCTGGGCGAGAAATATGGATATGGCATAGAACGTCTTGATCCTGTTATGATCGGCGACGCTATTGTCAGCTCCACACGTATTCGTGACCTCATTAAAGCCGGTAAAGTGTGGGATGTGCGACCTCTTATGGATCGTTTTTATATTATCCGCGGTACTGTTATTCATGGTATGGACCGTGGTGGAAAACTGCTGGGCTTTCCTACTGCAAACATGCGTGTGCGTGACGAACTGCACCCGAAACCGGGTGTGTACGCCACTTGGGCTGAATTAGACGGCGAAGTATATCAGGCTGTAACAAACATTGGTTACAACCCGACCTTCGGTAATGATGAGATTAGTGTTGAAACGTTTATTCTTGATTTTGATGCAGACATTTACGGATGGGAACTGCGTCTCAATTTTGTTGCGCGCATGCGTGATGAGAAAAAGTTTAGCGGACTAGATGAACTCATCGAACAAATAACTAATGATGTAACATTAGCCAGACAACTGCTCGACGCCCCTGAAGCACGCCTGTAG
- the ilvD gene encoding dihydroxy-acid dehydratase — MRSKKMTGGLEKAPHRSLLYALGLTREEISRPLVGVVNAANEVVPGHIHLDTIADAVKAGIRAAGGTPMEFPAIAVCDGLAMNHEGMRFSLPSRELIADSIEIMATAHPFDALVFIPNCDKSVPGMLMAMLRMNIPSVLVSGGPMAAGTTKGGGGADLINVFEGVGQVKLGKMTEEELEDLSETACPGCGSCAGMFTANSMNCLSETIGLALPGNGTTPATSAARIRLAKTAGFKVMELLEKNICPRDIVTEASVSNAIAADMALGCSTNTVLHLPAVFGEANLDISLELFDKISKKTPNLCKLSPAGDQYIQDLHRAGGIPAVLAELRKKDALNLDVMTVTGKTLGENLTEMNAVNCDPTVIRPIEEPYSEEGGIAILYGSLAEQGAVVKQSAVAPEMMVRTANARVFDSEEAAFEAIMGQQINKGDAIIIRYEGPKGGPGMREMLSPTAAIAGIGLGSDVALITDGRFSGGTRGAAIGHVSPEAADGGMIAFVEEGDKIEINIPERKLNLLVDEAVIEERKKGWKPLEKEISSPLLKRYSRMVKSAASGAVYK; from the coding sequence ATGCGTAGTAAAAAAATGACAGGTGGTCTTGAAAAAGCGCCACATCGTTCCTTATTGTATGCTCTCGGGCTTACACGCGAAGAAATTTCCCGCCCGCTTGTGGGTGTTGTTAATGCAGCCAACGAGGTGGTTCCCGGTCATATTCACCTAGATACCATCGCCGATGCAGTGAAAGCTGGAATCCGTGCCGCTGGTGGTACGCCTATGGAATTTCCTGCAATTGCCGTTTGCGACGGTTTGGCGATGAACCACGAAGGCATGCGTTTTTCACTTCCGAGTCGTGAGCTTATTGCAGATTCCATTGAGATTATGGCGACTGCACATCCGTTTGATGCGCTTGTATTTATCCCGAACTGTGACAAATCGGTTCCGGGAATGCTCATGGCAATGCTGCGCATGAACATTCCTTCTGTACTGGTAAGTGGTGGGCCAATGGCTGCCGGTACAACAAAAGGAGGCGGTGGTGCAGACCTTATCAACGTTTTTGAAGGTGTTGGTCAGGTTAAGCTCGGAAAAATGACAGAAGAAGAGTTGGAAGATTTGTCCGAAACAGCTTGCCCCGGTTGTGGTTCCTGCGCCGGTATGTTTACGGCAAACTCCATGAACTGTCTTTCTGAGACCATCGGTCTTGCTTTACCGGGTAACGGCACAACTCCTGCTACTTCTGCTGCACGTATCCGTCTTGCAAAAACAGCCGGTTTCAAGGTTATGGAACTGCTTGAAAAGAATATTTGTCCACGGGATATCGTGACAGAAGCATCTGTTTCAAATGCGATTGCTGCGGATATGGCTCTCGGTTGTTCTACAAATACAGTACTTCATTTACCGGCTGTATTTGGCGAAGCCAATCTCGATATTTCGTTGGAACTGTTTGATAAAATCAGCAAGAAAACTCCTAACCTCTGTAAATTATCACCAGCAGGCGATCAATATATTCAAGACCTTCATCGAGCGGGCGGTATTCCTGCTGTGCTTGCTGAATTGCGTAAAAAAGATGCGCTTAATCTTGATGTAATGACTGTGACAGGCAAGACTCTTGGTGAAAATTTGACGGAAATGAACGCCGTCAACTGTGATCCGACAGTTATCCGCCCTATTGAAGAGCCATATTCAGAGGAAGGCGGCATTGCTATTTTGTATGGCAGTCTTGCAGAGCAGGGAGCAGTCGTAAAGCAATCTGCCGTGGCACCGGAAATGATGGTGCGAACTGCCAATGCGCGCGTATTTGATTCAGAAGAAGCAGCATTTGAAGCCATTATGGGGCAACAAATCAATAAAGGCGATGCAATCATCATTCGCTACGAAGGTCCTAAAGGTGGTCCTGGAATGCGCGAAATGCTCTCCCCGACAGCCGCAATTGCGGGAATTGGTCTTGGCTCTGATGTCGCACTTATTACAGATGGTCGTTTCTCCGGCGGAACCCGTGGCGCAGCGATTGGGCATGTTTCTCCGGAAGCAGCCGACGGCGGCATGATCGCATTTGTAGAAGAAGGTGATAAAATCGAAATTAATATTCCAGAGCGCAAACTTAATCTGCTTGTTGATGAAGCAGTTATTGAAGAGCGTAAAAAAGGCTGGAAGCCTCTGGAAAAAGAAATCTCTTCTCCGCTTCTTAAACGCTATAGCCGTATGGTTAAAAGTGCCGCTTCAGGAGCTGTGTATAAATAG
- a CDS encoding TolC family protein → MRCPRWQQLLILVMLSMVLAAPVYAETVPSSGDMTESADMKELDKGALDVDIQREASPEERTAVAEEIKQAAKAVKPESTAGILFSGTYNLKEAVLKALADNPSIEAARRGATSAEETRKSARGAFGPALSTNYGWTYSKPSLNGSQHNYQWAVEVTQPIFTGFNLLATYNSAALTAESQDLALSLAELNLIFVVQQNFINLLTARENVESAKDSVERLASQLKVAQAFYDVGLKPRIDVLRAEAQLSESENTLISAQNTVVIQEARLNTLLNLPVNAHINYKGELAYFPFDQPLEVSLDTAAHYRPDILIARKATEISQEQVTVAASEFYPQVKGTVTWTKNGDGIEVNGYSRRTILVPLARTQVGAQASWSVFSWGTTYFATTSAKQTVLSNKASEANTWQEAAFEVKSRYLNIINAAKRIKVAEKTVAAAEEAYRMAVARYQAQVGTNTDVLDAQADLSSAEASLISARGDYMISVASLYNATGTKVPGLTTSNIINETGRGLEADIASDIRKDEAAERRDDTGALDQPLNTEEDRQIENTLESESDQ, encoded by the coding sequence ATGAGATGCCCCCGTTGGCAACAGCTGCTTATACTCGTCATGTTGAGTATGGTTTTGGCAGCCCCTGTTTACGCCGAGACTGTACCTTCATCTGGTGACATGACCGAGTCGGCAGATATGAAAGAACTCGATAAAGGCGCGCTGGACGTTGATATTCAACGCGAAGCTTCGCCTGAAGAGCGAACTGCTGTTGCAGAAGAAATTAAACAGGCTGCAAAAGCAGTTAAACCGGAATCTACTGCCGGAATTCTTTTTTCCGGAACATATAATCTTAAAGAAGCGGTACTCAAAGCTCTTGCCGACAACCCTTCCATTGAAGCAGCCCGCAGAGGCGCAACCAGTGCCGAAGAAACCAGAAAGTCTGCTCGTGGTGCATTTGGACCGGCTTTAAGCACAAACTACGGTTGGACATATTCCAAACCAAGTTTGAATGGCAGTCAGCACAATTACCAGTGGGCAGTTGAAGTTACTCAGCCTATTTTCACTGGTTTCAACCTGCTTGCAACTTACAATAGTGCAGCCCTTACTGCTGAAAGTCAGGATCTTGCACTGAGCTTAGCTGAATTGAACTTGATTTTTGTTGTACAGCAAAACTTCATTAATCTGTTAACAGCACGCGAAAATGTCGAATCTGCAAAAGACTCTGTAGAACGTCTGGCTTCTCAGCTTAAAGTTGCACAGGCATTCTATGATGTTGGGCTTAAGCCACGCATTGACGTTCTGCGCGCAGAAGCACAGCTTTCCGAATCTGAAAACACTCTTATTTCTGCACAGAATACAGTTGTTATTCAGGAAGCACGTTTGAACACATTGCTTAATCTGCCAGTTAACGCACATATTAATTACAAAGGTGAACTTGCATACTTCCCATTTGACCAACCATTGGAAGTGAGCCTTGATACTGCGGCGCATTACCGTCCAGATATTTTGATTGCCCGCAAAGCTACTGAAATTTCTCAAGAGCAGGTAACAGTAGCTGCCAGTGAATTTTATCCACAGGTTAAAGGTACTGTGACGTGGACTAAAAATGGCGACGGCATAGAAGTTAACGGGTATAGTCGTAGAACCATTTTGGTTCCTCTGGCACGTACTCAGGTTGGCGCGCAAGCATCATGGAGCGTCTTCTCTTGGGGTACTACCTACTTTGCAACAACCAGCGCAAAACAAACGGTTCTTTCCAATAAAGCCAGCGAAGCCAACACATGGCAGGAAGCTGCGTTTGAAGTAAAGTCCCGTTACCTCAACATCATCAACGCTGCAAAACGTATTAAAGTGGCAGAAAAAACTGTTGCTGCGGCAGAAGAAGCCTACCGCATGGCAGTTGCCCGTTACCAAGCGCAAGTTGGAACAAACACAGACGTGCTCGACGCACAGGCTGACCTTTCCTCCGCGGAAGCATCTCTGATTTCTGCACGCGGTGATTACATGATTTCTGTAGCGTCCTTGTATAATGCAACAGGAACTAAGGTTCCGGGACTTACAACCAGCAATATCATCAATGAAACTGGTCGTGGATTGGAAGCGGACATTGCAAGTGATATTAGAAAAGATGAAGCAGCAGAACGCCGTGACGATACAGGCGCTCTTGATCAGCCTCTTAACACTGAAGAAGATCGTCAGATTGAAAATACACTTGAATCAGAATCAGATCAGTAA
- a CDS encoding translocation protein TolB — MKRIYILTLLLCMAFATATSANARSLEIDIYGPGQNKINLIQSKPVIAPQAATSPQTTKSAAELTKLIHNNLFYLPFMNLIQDHTILGGNTVVGGSGKTIDFKKYQLASVDLLITEVWPDVPQNARPRVELRAFEVFTGKLVLGKAYSELTPENLPNVADRFCSALMKKLTGRGEFFLSTLAFVKKSTPEKKDIWTVRPTGRELNKLTNMSGLAMSPTWSPDGRYILFSHIGKRFHSLGIWDRLTQRVQKVKFPGNTIIGPAFLPDNKVAVSLAAGGNPDIYLLNHKFKREKTLVQNWAIDVSPSFDATGKKMVFVSSRRGNPHIFLKDLKTGKETRITRNGKYNTSPSISPDGELVVFARRTSQGHRIFALDLVTGKEKQITFGPGDDEMPAFGPDGFFVAFSSNRSGEYKIYLTTRHGGTPRMVKTGSGEATLPAWGMIPAGSGR; from the coding sequence ATGAAGCGTATTTATATACTTACATTACTACTCTGCATGGCATTTGCCACAGCAACATCTGCAAATGCCCGTTCTTTAGAAATCGACATCTACGGTCCTGGGCAAAACAAGATAAACCTCATCCAGTCAAAACCAGTTATTGCTCCGCAGGCTGCAACCAGCCCTCAAACTACGAAAAGTGCTGCTGAATTAACCAAACTAATTCATAACAACTTGTTCTATCTGCCATTTATGAATCTGATACAAGATCATACAATTCTCGGCGGCAATACCGTTGTAGGCGGTTCAGGAAAAACTATTGATTTCAAAAAATACCAGCTGGCTAGTGTAGACCTTCTCATTACAGAAGTATGGCCGGATGTACCGCAAAATGCCCGCCCTCGTGTTGAGTTGCGCGCATTTGAAGTGTTTACTGGCAAGCTGGTTCTTGGCAAAGCGTATTCCGAACTTACACCGGAAAACCTGCCGAATGTTGCAGACAGATTCTGTTCTGCTTTAATGAAAAAACTGACAGGACGCGGAGAATTTTTCCTCTCCACACTTGCTTTTGTTAAGAAAAGCACTCCTGAAAAGAAAGATATTTGGACAGTCCGCCCTACAGGTCGTGAACTGAACAAGCTGACGAATATGTCCGGTCTCGCCATGTCCCCGACATGGTCTCCCGATGGTCGCTACATATTATTCAGCCACATCGGCAAGAGGTTCCATTCACTTGGCATCTGGGATCGCCTGACCCAACGAGTGCAAAAAGTGAAGTTTCCCGGAAACACTATTATTGGTCCTGCATTTCTGCCTGACAACAAAGTGGCTGTCAGTCTCGCTGCCGGTGGAAATCCGGACATCTATCTGCTGAACCATAAATTCAAACGCGAGAAAACCCTTGTTCAAAACTGGGCAATTGATGTTTCTCCAAGCTTTGACGCTACAGGCAAAAAAATGGTCTTTGTTTCCAGCAGACGCGGTAACCCGCACATTTTCCTCAAAGACCTGAAAACGGGTAAAGAGACCCGTATTACTCGAAATGGCAAATACAATACCAGTCCTTCGATATCACCTGATGGAGAACTGGTCGTATTCGCTCGCAGAACGTCACAAGGGCACAGAATCTTTGCTCTTGATCTTGTTACAGGCAAAGAAAAGCAGATTACCTTCGGACCTGGTGACGACGAAATGCCTGCATTTGGGCCGGACGGCTTTTTTGTAGCATTTTCATCCAATCGAAGCGGCGAGTACAAAATATATCTTACAACCCGTCACGGGGGGACTCCAAGGATGGTTAAAACCGGCTCAGGAGAAGCAACTCTGCCTGCATGGGGTATGATACCTGCGGGGTCAGGACGGTGA
- the pal gene encoding peptidoglycan-associated lipoprotein Pal: MIKRFGFALLLIMVMSMSFGCAKKQVAVTPEKSSGSEAAVVEVSDSDNGSVVIAENATASEAQLAEEIAAAAATLADTPILFDFDKFDIKPMYRDVLKQNAELLKKYPTMRMLIAGHTDPRGTSEYNLALGERRARAVQDYLIVLGVSATQLEIVSYGEERPAAQGANEAAWAQDRRAEFALIQ, translated from the coding sequence ATGATTAAACGATTCGGTTTTGCACTGCTGCTCATTATGGTTATGTCCATGAGCTTTGGCTGTGCCAAAAAACAGGTAGCTGTTACACCAGAAAAATCTTCTGGCTCTGAAGCTGCTGTTGTTGAAGTTTCAGACAGTGATAACGGCAGTGTTGTTATCGCAGAAAATGCAACAGCCAGCGAAGCTCAGCTTGCAGAAGAGATTGCAGCTGCAGCAGCTACTTTGGCTGACACCCCTATTCTTTTTGATTTCGATAAATTCGACATCAAACCTATGTACCGCGACGTTCTCAAGCAGAACGCTGAATTACTGAAAAAATACCCTACAATGCGTATGCTCATCGCTGGTCACACAGACCCACGCGGCACATCTGAGTACAACCTCGCTTTGGGTGAACGCCGCGCACGCGCTGTTCAGGATTACCTGATCGTTCTCGGTGTATCCGCAACTCAGCTCGAAATCGTATCTTACGGTGAAGAGCGTCCAGCAGCTCAGGGCGCAAACGAAGCAGCTTGGGCTCAGGATCGTCGTGCAGAATTCGCACTTATTCAGTAA
- a CDS encoding ExbD/TolR family protein, protein MAISMGNKKGFVSEINVTPFVDVMLVLLIIFMVTAPLMTQGLDVELPQTETVSALPSDKDHLILTIDKNGKMMLDDYAVTEQDLPGHLERLVKRQNKQLFLRADTNVAYGSVVKAMGIIKGAGIDNLGVLAENPETATAKK, encoded by the coding sequence ATGGCTATATCTATGGGAAATAAAAAAGGCTTTGTTTCCGAAATCAACGTTACTCCGTTTGTCGATGTAATGCTGGTGTTGCTCATCATCTTTATGGTTACAGCACCGCTTATGACGCAAGGACTGGACGTTGAACTACCGCAAACGGAGACTGTTTCCGCACTGCCTTCTGACAAAGATCATCTTATTCTTACCATCGATAAAAATGGAAAGATGATGCTTGATGACTATGCGGTTACAGAACAAGACCTTCCCGGACATTTGGAACGTCTTGTTAAAAGACAGAATAAACAACTCTTCTTACGCGCAGATACAAATGTTGCTTATGGAAGCGTTGTAAAAGCTATGGGCATCATTAAGGGTGCCGGTATCGACAATTTGGGCGTTCTTGCTGAAAACCCAGAAACCGCAACAGCAAAAAAGTAG
- a CDS encoding MerR family transcriptional regulator: MSQMPLTHKRIARILGVSETTIKSYRRKFPNCIPVASKGKPIQFTEEALEVCRAIRDLFSAGFSVDETHQRLAELFKFITPPVVEEPKEEVEAVEVTLPNDYKLAMSNLAKSMVNLSLKQEQMLKKMVSIENRLQQLGLVNKASTTSPPHDPVLEEVRALAERTEELWNALACSRVEDLDVEMQDDYSEEQDSQTQKATVHRLVPLRDVISHDPPRKMFALPLLIQNNEGAYTPLVGRGNSRLTLNDFRASIMAHFVEEHCYTLRWSENNSGWQLDLLQERADVPHNICLIMAQTSTLSGSAMVIKDMTTNGHRITPDALQDFILDVYSR; encoded by the coding sequence ATGAGCCAGATGCCTTTGACTCACAAAAGAATCGCCCGAATTTTGGGTGTCTCGGAGACAACTATCAAAAGTTACAGGCGCAAGTTCCCGAACTGCATTCCTGTAGCGAGCAAGGGAAAGCCAATTCAGTTTACTGAAGAAGCTCTGGAAGTGTGTCGCGCTATTCGTGACTTATTCAGCGCGGGGTTTTCTGTAGATGAAACACACCAGCGGCTTGCCGAGCTATTTAAATTTATTACCCCGCCAGTGGTTGAAGAGCCAAAAGAAGAAGTTGAAGCTGTTGAAGTTACATTGCCGAATGACTACAAATTGGCAATGAGCAACCTTGCTAAAAGTATGGTGAATTTGTCTTTAAAGCAGGAACAGATGCTTAAGAAGATGGTTTCTATTGAAAACCGTCTGCAACAGCTTGGACTTGTGAACAAAGCTTCTACAACTTCTCCACCCCATGATCCTGTTCTTGAAGAGGTGCGCGCTCTTGCTGAACGAACAGAAGAGCTGTGGAATGCCCTAGCCTGTTCACGGGTAGAAGACCTTGATGTCGAAATGCAGGATGATTATTCTGAAGAGCAAGATTCGCAAACGCAAAAGGCAACTGTTCATAGATTAGTGCCGCTGCGTGACGTTATTTCGCATGACCCACCACGAAAAATGTTCGCATTGCCGTTGCTTATTCAAAATAATGAAGGCGCCTATACGCCGTTAGTAGGACGCGGAAACAGTCGACTGACGCTTAACGATTTTCGTGCATCAATTATGGCACATTTTGTTGAGGAGCATTGCTATACCCTGCGATGGTCTGAAAACAACTCCGGCTGGCAGCTTGATTTATTGCAGGAGCGGGCGGACGTTCCCCACAATATCTGTTTGATAATGGCGCAGACTTCTACTTTGAGCGGTTCAGCTATGGTTATCAAGGACATGACCACCAATGGGCACCGCATTACGCCTGACGCATTGCAAGATTTTATTTTGGATGTCTATTCGCGATAA
- a CDS encoding MOSC domain-containing protein: MGQVLAICVSAKKGEQKKPVDSALLVEEHGIEGDAHAGSGRQVSLLAVESVDKMRHKLPTLKAGDFAENLLVDGFPITFLRVGQQFSIGSTLLELTQIGKKCHSKCEIHKAVGFCVMPTEGIFAKVLKGGEIKTGDEITLVS; the protein is encoded by the coding sequence ATGGGACAAGTCTTAGCAATATGCGTGAGTGCAAAGAAGGGTGAGCAGAAAAAGCCTGTTGATTCAGCTTTACTCGTTGAAGAGCATGGGATTGAAGGCGATGCGCATGCGGGCAGCGGCAGGCAGGTAAGCCTACTTGCTGTGGAAAGCGTCGACAAAATGCGGCATAAACTCCCAACTCTTAAAGCAGGTGATTTTGCAGAAAATCTGCTTGTGGATGGATTTCCTATTACTTTTTTGCGTGTGGGACAGCAGTTTTCTATTGGCTCAACACTGCTTGAGCTAACGCAAATAGGAAAAAAATGTCATTCAAAATGTGAGATACACAAAGCTGTCGGTTTTTGTGTAATGCCAACTGAAGGAATTTTTGCCAAAGTTCTTAAAGGCGGCGAAATAAAAACAGGGGATGAAATCACCCTTGTATCATAA
- a CDS encoding TonB family protein → MRFLSMLFSLCLHLGLIAAILYWPASTIKVRLDVPVYKVKLVQLAKKAPAPAQKSKAVATAAKPKKEAPAKEEPKPAPPKKEAVKKAPKQEPAKPKTPVKAKPKAKPVSTKKKDEPKKAVKKKKKPQKKKAVKKANTKKKPQKKKVKKKTPPKPTPEDILRKALASTQATVKKDDQKKVHDLENELAALQKAVEKEDAAKAEQGIEGTPQEGVIGSIEDLYALTVMAAIRPNWRYPKLATRTILVAQVRVLISQTGEILDAQLLNSSGRPDFDSSTLRAIADTEQLPSPPSPDLTEITLNFNSQEH, encoded by the coding sequence ATGCGCTTTTTGAGTATGTTGTTCTCCTTGTGTCTTCACTTAGGACTTATTGCTGCAATACTTTACTGGCCGGCTTCTACAATTAAAGTGCGGCTGGATGTACCTGTGTACAAGGTTAAACTTGTACAACTGGCAAAAAAGGCTCCTGCCCCTGCACAAAAATCGAAAGCAGTTGCCACAGCAGCCAAACCTAAGAAAGAAGCCCCTGCCAAGGAAGAGCCTAAACCAGCTCCCCCTAAAAAAGAGGCTGTAAAAAAAGCACCTAAGCAGGAACCAGCTAAACCGAAGACACCGGTAAAGGCGAAGCCAAAAGCCAAACCTGTTAGCACAAAAAAGAAAGATGAACCGAAAAAAGCGGTGAAGAAAAAAAAGAAGCCGCAAAAGAAAAAAGCTGTAAAAAAAGCTAACACGAAAAAAAAACCGCAAAAGAAAAAGGTAAAGAAAAAGACTCCACCTAAACCAACCCCCGAAGATATTTTGCGGAAAGCTTTGGCTTCCACACAGGCAACTGTAAAAAAAGATGACCAGAAAAAGGTGCATGACCTTGAAAATGAGCTTGCGGCTTTACAAAAAGCAGTCGAAAAAGAAGACGCTGCAAAAGCAGAGCAAGGTATTGAAGGAACACCACAAGAAGGCGTTATCGGCAGCATTGAAGATTTATATGCGTTAACAGTTATGGCTGCTATCAGACCAAATTGGCGCTATCCAAAGCTTGCCACACGCACCATTCTTGTTGCACAGGTACGTGTACTTATTTCGCAGACAGGAGAAATTCTCGATGCTCAGTTGTTGAATTCCTCTGGTCGTCCGGATTTTGATTCTTCTACGTTACGCGCAATTGCCGATACCGAGCAATTGCCAAGTCCACCAAGTCCTGATCTGACAGAAATAACCCTGAACTTTAACAGTCAGGAACACTAA
- a CDS encoding MotA/TolQ/ExbB proton channel family protein: MGDTNILMLIGQATIVVKIVLGMLAAMSLISWTIMCNKWFTLSSAKKRAARGITAFQNAKSLREAVQAVGTDASSPLFFVAQQGVDEYTRLRESVTSATVIADNVKRSLDQGVSMQSASLSSALPFLATCANSAPFIGLFGTVWGIMHSFHTIGQMKSAALAAVAPGISEALVATAIGLAVAIPAAIGYNMFLGKLQDIEVQLNSFSGVFLNRVQRELHTQRPKRTAGEG, encoded by the coding sequence ATGGGTGACACCAATATCCTCATGCTCATTGGGCAAGCCACCATTGTCGTAAAAATTGTACTCGGCATGCTTGCTGCAATGTCCCTTATTAGTTGGACTATTATGTGTAATAAATGGTTCACGCTTTCTTCTGCGAAAAAACGTGCTGCCAGAGGCATCACAGCATTCCAGAACGCTAAATCCCTGCGCGAAGCAGTTCAGGCTGTCGGCACTGATGCTTCCTCCCCACTCTTTTTCGTAGCACAGCAGGGCGTAGACGAATATACACGTCTGCGCGAAAGCGTAACTTCCGCAACAGTCATTGCAGACAACGTTAAGCGCTCACTGGATCAAGGCGTATCCATGCAGTCTGCTTCTCTTTCTTCCGCGCTTCCGTTTCTTGCAACCTGTGCTAACTCTGCACCGTTTATCGGTCTTTTTGGTACTGTATGGGGTATTATGCACTCCTTCCATACCATTGGACAGATGAAATCTGCGGCACTTGCTGCTGTTGCACCGGGTATTTCAGAAGCACTCGTAGCAACAGCTATCGGTCTTGCCGTCGCTATTCCTGCCGCTATCGGCTACAACATGTTCCTTGGAAAATTGCAGGACATCGAAGTCCAGCTTAATTCTTTTTCCGGCGTGTTCTTAAACCGCGTGCAGCGGGAACTGCATACCCAGCGCCCTAAACGCACCGCAGGCGAAGGATAG